In Nomascus leucogenys isolate Asia chromosome 8, Asia_NLE_v1, whole genome shotgun sequence, a single genomic region encodes these proteins:
- the TAF1L gene encoding LOW QUALITY PROTEIN: transcription initiation factor TFIID subunit 1-like (The sequence of the model RefSeq protein was modified relative to this genomic sequence to represent the inferred CDS: inserted 2 bases in 1 codon), which yields MGSGCDLLLRAAATVTAAIMSDTDSEEDSAGGGPFSLAGILFGNINGAGQLEGESVLDDECKKHLAGLGALGLGSLITELTANEELTRTGGALVNDEGWIRSTEDAVDYSDINEVAEDESRRHQQTMGSLQPLCHSDYDEDDYDADCEDIDCKLMPPPPPPPGPMKKGKDQDAITCVSENREGIILPSIIAPSFLASEKVDFSSYSDSESEMGPQEATQAESEDGKLTLPLAGIMQHDATKPLPSVTELFPEFRPGKVLRFLHLFGPGKNVPSVWRSARRKRKKRRELIQEEQIQKLECLVESEVSQKSLWNYDYAPPPPPEQCLSDDEIKMMVSAKSKFSQSTGDVDKVTDTKPRVAEWRYGPARLWYDMLGVSEDGSGFDYGFKLRKTQHEPVIKSRMTEEFRKLEESNGTDLLADENFLMVTQLHWEDSIIWDGEDVKHKGTKPQHASLAGWLPSSMTRNAMAYNVQQGFAATLDDDKPWYSIFPIDSEDLVYGRWEDNIIWDAQAMPRLLEPPVLALDPNDENLILEIPDEKKEATSNSPSKESKKEPSLKKSRILLGKTGVIREEPQQNMSQPEVKDPWNLSNDEYYFPNQQGLRGTFGGNIIQHSIPAVELWQPFFPTHMGPIKIRQFHRPPLKKYSFGALSQPGPHSVKPLLKHIKKKAKMREQERQASGGGDLFFMRTPQDLTGKDGDLILAEYSEENAPLMMQIGMATKINNYYKRKPGKDPGAPDCKYGETVYCHTSPFLGSLHPGQLLQAFENNLFRAPIYLHKMPETDFLIIRTRQGYYIRELVDIFVVGQQCPLFEVPGPNSRRANMHIRDFLQVFIYRLFWKSKDRPRRIRMEDIKKAFPSHSESSIRKRLKLCADFKRTGMDSNWWVLKSDFRLPTEEEIRAKVSPEQCCAYYSMIAAEQRLKDAGYGKKSFFAPEEEKEEDFRMKIDDEVHTAPWNTTRAFIAAMKGKCLLEVTGVADPTGCGEGFSYVKIPNKPTQQKDDKEPQAVKKTVTGTDADLRRLSLKNAKQLLRKFGVPEEEIKKLSRWEVIDVVRTMSTEQARSGEGPMSKFARGSRFSVAEHQKHYKEECQRIFDLQNKVLSSTEVLTTDTDSSSAEDSDIEEMRKNIENMLQNKKTSSQLSREWEEQQRKELQRMLLAAGSAASGNNHRDDNTASKTSLNSSATGHCLKIYRTFRDEEGKEYVRCETVRKPAVIDAYVHIRTTKDEKFIQKFALFDEKHREEMRKERRRIQEQLRRLKRNQEKEKLKGPPEKKPKKMKERPHLKLKCGACGAIGHMRTNKFCPLYYQTNVPPSKPVAMTEEQEEELEKRVIRNDNEELIKVEGTKIVLGKQLIENADEVRRKSLVLRFPKQQLPPKKKRRIETTVHCDYLNTPHKSIHRRRTDPMVTLSSILESIINDMRDLPNTYPFHTPVNAKVVKDYYKIITRPMDLQTLRENVRKCLYPSREEFREHLELIVKNSATYNGPKHSLTQISQSMLDLCDEKLKEKEDKLARLEKAINPLLDDDDQVAFSFILDNIVTEKMMAVPDSWPFHHPVNKKFVPDYYKVIVNPVDLETIRKNISKHKYQSRKSFLGDVNLILANSVKYNGPESQYTKTAQEIVNVCYQTMTEYDEHLTQLEKDICTAKEAALEEAELESLDPMTPGPYTPQLPDMYDTNISLSTSRDASVFQDESNMSVLDSPTATPEKQMCQGRGRLGEEDSDVDMEGYDDEEEDGKPKPPAPEGGDGDLADEEEGTVQQPEATSVLYEDLLMSEGEDDEEDAGSDEEGDNPFSAIQLSESGSDSDVGYCGIRPKQPXMGMENEESMMAYEGDGGEASHDLEDSNISYGSCEEPDPKLNTQDTIFSSIGNFQLGVVAHTCLLCHGQTAEDISTERAFAVRLSCPTD from the exons ATGGGATCCGGCTGCGATTTGCTGCTGAGGGCAGCAGCTACCGTCACTGCCGCCATCATGTCAGACACCGACAGCGAGGAAGATTCAGCTGGAGGCGGCCCATTTTCTTTAGCGGGTATCCTTTTCGGCAACATCAATGGAGCGGGGCAGCTGGAGGGGGAAAGCGTCTTGGATGATGAGTGTAAGAAGCACTTGGCAGGCTTGGGGGCTTTGGGGCTGGGCAGCCTGATCACTGAACTCACGGCAAATGAAGAATTGACCCGGACTGGCGGTGCCTTGGTAAATGATGAAGGGTGGATTAGGAGTACAGAAGATGCTGTGGACTATTCAGACATCAATGAGGTGGCAGAAGATGAAAGCCGAAGACACCAGCAGACGATGGGGAGCTTGCAGCCGCTTTGCCACTCAGATTATGATGAAGATGACTATGATGCTGATTGTGAAGACATTGATTGCAAGTTGatgcctcctccacctccacccccggGACCAATGAAGAAGGGTAAGGACCAAGATGCTATTACCTGTGTGTCTGAAAATAGAGAAGGCATCATCTTGCCCTCCATCATTGCCCCTTCCTTTCTGGCCTCAGAGAAAGTGGACTTCAGTAGTTACTCTGATTCAGAATCTGAGATGGGACCTCAGGAAGCAACACAGGCAGAATCTGAGGATGGAAAGCTGACCCTTCCATTGGCTGGGATTATGCAGCATGATGCCACCAAGCCGTTGCCAAGTGTCACAGAACTTTTTCCAGAATTTCGACCTGGAAAGGTGTTACGCTTCCTACATCTTTTTGGACCAGGGAAGAATGTCCCTTCTGTTTGGCGGAGTGCtcggagaaagaggaagaagcgTCGTGAGCTGATACAGGAAGAGCAGATCCAGAAGCTGGAATGCTTGGTAGAATCAGAAGTCAGCCAGAAGTCTTTGTGGAACTATGACTAcgctccaccaccacctccagagCAGTGTCTCTCTGATGATGAAATCAAGATGATGGTTTCTGCGAAGTCCAAATTTTCCCAATCAACTGGAGATGTAGATAAAGTGACAGATACCAAACCAAGAGTGGCTGAGTGGCGTTATGGGCCTGCCCGACTGTGGTATGATATGCTGGGTGTCTCCGAAGATGGCAGTGGGTTTGACTATGGCTTCAAACTGAGAAAGACACAACATGAACCTGTGATAAAATCTAGAATGACAGAGGAATTTAGGAAACTTGAAGAAAGCAATGGCACTGATCTTCTGGCTGACGAAAACTTCCTGATGGTGACCCAGCTGCATTGGGAGGATTCTATCATCTGGGATGGGGAGGATGTCAAACACAAAGGGACAAAACCTCAGCATGCAAGCCTGGCAGGCTGGCTTCCTTCTAGCATGACTAGGAATGCAATGGCTTACAATGTTCAGCAAGGTTTTGCAGCCACTCTGGATGATGACAAACCTTGGTACTCCATTTTTCCCATTGACAGTGAGGATCTGGTGTATGGACGCTGGGAGGACAACATCATTTGGGATGCTCAGGCCATGCCCCGGCTGTTGGAACCTCCTGTTTTGGCACTTGATCCCAATGATGAGAACCTCATTTTGGAAATTCCTGATGAGAAGAAAGAGGCTACCTCTAACTCCCCCTCCAAGGAGAGTAAGAAGGAACCATCTCTGAAGAAGAGTCGAATTCTCTTGGGCAAAACAGGTGTCATCAGGGAGGAACCACAGCAGAACATGTCTCAGCCAGAAGTGAAAGATCCATGGAATCTCTCCAATGATGAGTATTATTTCCCCAACCAACAGGGTCTTCGAGGCACCTTTGGAGGGAATATTATCCAGCATTCGATTCCTGCTGTGGAATTATGGCAGCCCTTCTTTCCCACCCACATGGGGCCCATCAAAATCCGGCAGTTCCATCGGCCACCTCTGAAAAAGTACTCATTTGGTGCACTCTCTCAGCCAGGTCCCCATTCAGTCAAACCTTTGctaaagcacattaaaaaaaaggcCAAGATGAGAGAACAAGAGAGGCAAGCCTCAGGTGGTGGAGACTTATTTTTTATGCGCACACCTCAGGATCTCACAGGCAAAGATGGAGATCTTATTCTTGCAGAATATAGTGAGGAAAATGCACCCTTAATGATGCAGATTGGCATGGCAACCAAGATAAATAACTATTACAAACGGAAACCTGGAAAAGATCCTGGAGCACCAGATTGTAAATATGGGGAAACTGTTTACTGCCATACATCTCCTTTCTTGGGCTCTCTCCATCCTGGCCAGTTACTGCAGGCATTTGAGAACAACCTTTTTCGTGCTCCAATTTATCTTCATAAGATGCCAGAAACTGATTTCCTGATCATTCGGACAAGACAGGGTTACTATATTCGGGAATTAGTGGATATTTTTGTGGTTGGCCAGCAGTGTCCCTTGTTTGAAGTTCCTGGGCCTAACTCCAGAAGGGCCAATATGCATATTCGAGACTTTCTACAGGTTTTCATTTACCGCCTTTTCTGGAAGAGTAAAGATCGGCCACGGAGGATACgaatggaagatataaaaaaagcctttccttcccattcagaAAGCAGCATCCGGAAGAGGCTAAAGCTCTGCGCTGACTTCAAACGCACAGGGATGGATTCAAACTGGTGGGTGCTTAAGTCTGATTTTCGTTTACCAACTGAAGAAGAGATCAGAGCTAAGGTGTCACCAGAGCAGTGCTGTGCTTATTATAGCATGATAGCTGCAGAGCAACGACTGAAGGATGCTGGCTATGGTAAGAAATCCTTTTTTGccccagaagaagaaaaagaggaagatttCCGGATGAAGATTGATGATGAAGTTCACACTGCTCCTTGGAACACCACAAGGGCCTTCATTGCTGCCATGAAGGGCAAGTGTCTCCTGGAGGTGACTGGGGTGGCAGATCCCACAGGGTGTGGTGAAGGATTCTCCTATGTGAAGATTCCAAATAAACCAACACAGCAGAAGGATGATAAAGAGCCGCAGGCAGTGAAGAAGACAGTGACAGGAACAGATGCAGACCTTCGTCGCCTTTCCCTGAAAAATGCCAAGCAACTTCTACGTAAATTTGGTGTGCCTGAGGAAGAGATTAAAAAGTTGTCCCGCTGGGAAGTGATTGATGTGGTGCGCACAATGTCAACAGAACAGGCTCGTTCTGGAGAGGGGCCTATGAGTAAATTTGCTCGTGGATCAAGGTTTTCTGTGGCTGAGCATCAAAAGCATTACAAAGAGGAATGTCAGCGCATCTTTGACCTGCAGAACAAGGTTCTGTCATCAACTGAAGTCTTAACAACTGACACAGACAGCAGCTCAGCTGAAGATAGTGACattgaagaaatgagaaagaacatTGAGAACATGTTGCAGAACAAGAAAACCAGCTCTCAGCTGTCACGTGAATGGGAGGAGCAGCAGCGGAAGGAACTACAGCGAATGCTACTGGCAGCGGGTTCAGCAGCATCAGGAAACAATCACAGAGATGATAACACAGCTTCCAAGACTAGCCTTAACTCTTCTGCCACTGGACACTGTCTCAAGATTTATCGCACATTTCGAGATGAAGAGGGGAAAGAGTATGTTCGCTGTGAGACAGTCCGAAAACCAGCTGTCATTGATGCCTATGTGCACATACGGACTACAAAAGATGAGAAATTCATTCAAAAATTTGCCCTTTTTGATGAAAAACATCGGGAAGAGATGCGAAAAGAACGGCGGAGGATTCAAGAGCAACTGAGGCGGCTTAAGCGGAACCAGGAAAAGGAGAAGCTTAAGGGTCCTCCTGAGAAGAAGCCCAAGAAAATGAAGGAGCGTCCTCACCTAAAACTGAAATGTGGGGCATGTGGTGCCATTGGACACATGAGGACTAACAAATTCTGCCCCCTCTATTATCAAACAAATGTGCCACCTTCCAAACCTGTTGCCATGACagaagagcaggaggaggagttGGAAAAGAGAGTCATTCGTAATGATAATGAAGAACTTATCAAGGTTGAAGGGACCAAAATTGTCTTGGGGAAACAGCTAATTGAGAATGCGGATGAGGTTCGCAGAAAATCTCTGGTTCTCAGGTTTCCTAAACAGCAGCTTCCTCCAAAGAAGAAACGGCGAATTGAAACCACTGTTCACTGTGACTATTTGAATACACCTCATAAGTCCATCCACCGACGCCGCACAGACCCTATGGTGACGCTATCATCCATCTTGGAGTCTATCATCAATGACATGAGAGATCTTCCAAATACATACCCTTTCCACACTCCAGTCAATGCAAAGGTTGTAAAGGACTACTACAAAATCATCACTCGGCCAATGGACCTACAAACACTCCGTGAAAATGTGCGTAAGTGCCTCTACCCGTCTCGGGAAGAGTTCAGAGAGCATCTGGAGCTAATTGTGAAAAACAGTGCAACCTACAATGGGCCAAAACACTCGTTGACTCAGATCTCTCAATCCATGCTGGATCTCTGTGATGAAAAactcaaagagaaagaagacaaattaGCTCGCTTAGAGAAAGCTATCAACCCCTTGCTGGATGATGATGACCAAGtggcattttctttcattctggaCAACATTGTCACCGAGAAAATGATGGCAGTTCCAGATTCTTGGCCATTTCATCACCCAGTTAATAAGAAGTTTGTTCCAGATTATTACAAAGTGATTGTCAATCCAGTGGATTTAGAGACCATACGTAAGAACATCTCCAAGCACAAGTATCAGAGTCGGAAGAGTTTTCTAGGTGATGTAAACCTTATTCTGGCCAACAGTGTTAAGTATAATGGACCTGAGAGTCAGTATACTAAGACTGCTCAGGAGATTGTGAACGTCTGTTACCAGACAATGACTGAGTATGATGAGCATTTGACTCAACTTGAGAAGGATATTTGTACAGCTAAAGAAGCAGCTTTGGAGGAAGCAGAATTAGAAAGCCTGGACCCAATGACCCCAGGGCCCTacacacctcagcttcctgacatGTATGATACCAACATATCCCTCAGTACGTCTCGAGATGCCTCTGTATTTCAAGATGAGAGCAATATGTCTGTCTTGGATAGTCCCACTGCCactccagaaaagcagatgtgCCAGGGCCGAGGTAGGCTGGGTGAGGAAGACTCTGATGTGGATATGGAAGGgtatgatgatgaggaggaggatgggAAACCTAAGCCTCCAGCTCCAGAAGGGGGAGATGGTGATCTTGCAGATGAAGAGGAAGGAACTGTACAACAACCTGAAGCCA CCAGTGTCCTGTATGAGGATTTGCTTATGTCTGAAGGAGAAGATGATGAGGAAGATGCTGGGAGTGATGAAGAAGGAGACAATCCTTTCTCTGCTATCCAGCTGAGTGAAAGTGGAAGTGACTCTGATGTGGGATATTGTGGAATAAGACCCAAACAACC GATGGGcatggaaaatgaagaaagcatgATGGCCTATGAGGGAGACGGTGGGGAGGCTTCCCATGATTTGGAGGATAGCAACATCAGTTATGGGAGCTGTGAGGAGCCTGATCCCAAGTTGAACACCCAAGACACAATCTTCAGCAGCATCGGAAAtttccagctgggcgtggtggctcacacct GTCTCCTGTGTCACGGCCAGACAGCCGAGGACATTTCCACAGAAAGGGCATTTGCTGTGAGGCTCAGCTGCCCCACTGATTAG